In Sphingomonas sp., a single window of DNA contains:
- the tgt gene encoding tRNA guanosine(34) transglycosylase Tgt, whose product MPRFQFTIHATDGKARRGTIAMQRGEIRTPAFMPVGTAATVKAVKPQDVRASGADILLGNTYHLMLRPTAERVARLGGLQKFMGWDRPILTDSGGYQVMSLSELTKRSEEGVAFASHLDGSRHMMSPERSMEIQRLLGSDIVMAFDELVPTTSTREVQAKAMERSMRWARRSRAGFDSGEEHAARAALFGIQQGALDEGLRKASADALKDIGFDGYAVGGLAVGEGQEAMFGVLDYAPGQLDETKPRYLMGVGKPDDIVGAVERGIDMFDCVLPTRSGRTGQAFTREGPINIRNAKFAEDQGPLDPACACPVCTTWSRAYIHHLVRAGEILGAMLMTEHNLWFYQALMADLRAAIEEQRLTAFANDFRAKYQAAKG is encoded by the coding sequence ATGCCCCGTTTTCAGTTCACCATCCACGCCACCGACGGCAAGGCGCGTCGCGGCACCATCGCCATGCAGCGCGGCGAGATACGCACTCCCGCCTTCATGCCGGTCGGCACCGCCGCCACCGTCAAGGCCGTGAAGCCGCAGGATGTGCGTGCGTCCGGCGCCGACATCCTGCTCGGCAACACCTATCACCTGATGCTGCGCCCCACCGCCGAGCGCGTTGCGCGGCTGGGGGGCCTGCAAAAGTTCATGGGCTGGGACCGCCCGATCCTCACCGATTCAGGCGGCTATCAGGTGATGAGCCTGTCCGAGCTGACCAAGCGCAGCGAGGAAGGCGTCGCCTTCGCCTCGCACCTTGACGGCTCGCGCCACATGATGAGCCCCGAGCGCTCGATGGAGATCCAGCGGCTGCTCGGCTCCGACATCGTCATGGCGTTCGACGAGCTGGTGCCGACCACCTCGACCCGCGAGGTGCAGGCCAAGGCGATGGAGCGCTCGATGCGCTGGGCAAGGCGCAGCCGCGCCGGCTTCGATTCCGGCGAGGAACATGCCGCCCGCGCCGCCTTGTTCGGCATTCAGCAAGGCGCGCTCGACGAGGGGCTGCGCAAGGCCAGCGCCGATGCACTGAAGGACATCGGCTTCGACGGCTATGCGGTCGGCGGCCTCGCGGTCGGAGAGGGCCAGGAAGCGATGTTCGGCGTGCTCGATTATGCCCCCGGCCAGCTCGACGAAACCAAGCCCCGGTACCTGATGGGCGTCGGCAAGCCCGACGACATTGTCGGCGCGGTCGAGCGCGGCATCGACATGTTCGATTGCGTGTTGCCCACCCGCTCGGGCCGCACCGGCCAGGCGTTCACGCGGGAAGGCCCGATCAACATCCGCAATGCGAAGTTCGCGGAGGACCAGGGTCCGCTCGATCCCGCCTGCGCCTGCCCGGTCTGCACCACCTGGAGCCGCGCCTATATCCACCACCTCGTCCGCGCCGGCGAGATCCTGGGCGCGATGCTGATGACCGAGCACAACCTCTGGTTCTACCAGGCGCTGATGGCCGACCTGCGCGCGGCGATCGAGGAACAGCGGCTCACCGCCTTCGCCAATGATTTCCGCGCGAAGTACCAGGCGGCGAAGGGCTGA
- a CDS encoding Mth938-like domain-containing protein, whose translation MKIERRSAEGPLISGFSAGGFRVDENVYHGLIITPQRADGWSPPAVAELTEADLEAAFALDPLPEFLLLGTGTTLVRPPLGLVKAMEKRGIGIEAMDSRAAARAWGVLRAELRWVAGALYPLA comes from the coding sequence GTGAAGATCGAGCGGCGCAGCGCCGAAGGGCCGCTGATCTCCGGCTTTTCTGCTGGCGGCTTCCGGGTCGACGAGAATGTCTATCACGGGCTGATCATCACCCCGCAGCGTGCCGATGGCTGGTCGCCGCCGGCCGTGGCGGAACTGACCGAGGCGGATCTCGAAGCTGCCTTCGCGCTGGATCCGCTGCCCGAGTTTCTCCTGCTCGGCACCGGCACCACGCTGGTGCGGCCGCCGCTCGGCCTGGTGAAGGCGATGGAGAAGCGCGGCATCGGCATCGAGGCGATGGACAGCCGTGCGGCAGCGCGCGCCTGGGGCGTGCTGCGCGCCGAGCTCCGCTGGGTCGCGGGCGCGCTTTACCCGCTCGCCTGA
- the rpmB gene encoding 50S ribosomal protein L28 produces the protein MSRICELTGKGRQVGHNVSHANNKTKRTFLPNLQNVTLISDSLGKSIRLRVSTHGLRSVEHVGGLDNWLLKSSDDDLSLRARRLKREVRKATAGTAEAA, from the coding sequence ATGTCGCGCATTTGCGAGCTGACCGGCAAGGGCCGGCAGGTGGGACACAATGTTTCCCACGCCAACAACAAGACCAAGCGCACCTTTCTGCCCAACCTGCAGAACGTGACGCTGATTTCGGATTCGCTCGGCAAGAGCATCCGTCTCCGCGTCTCGACGCACGGCCTGCGCTCGGTCGAGCATGTCGGCGGCCTGGACAACTGGCTCCTCAAGAGCAGCGACGACGATCTGTCGCTCCGCGCCCGTCGCCTGAAGCGCGAAGTGCGCAAGGCGACCGCCGGCACCGCCGAAGCGGCCTGA
- a CDS encoding hemolysin family protein, with protein MSAPFPWIDVAIIFVLIAINGIFSMSELAIVSARPARLEALARLGNRGAKTAIELAEDPGKFLSTVQIGITLIGIVSGAYSGASLGEPVAQRIESLGISAGLAHTLGITLVIGLTTYGSLVIGELVPKQFALRSPEPIAAAVALPMRWLSWGTAPIVWLLDSSSGLVFRLLRLKRESENRVTAEELHLIVAEASKSGVIEEHERSIISGVVRLADRPVREVMTPRTQVDWLDVDLDGAGIREELLATPHTRLPVAEGSIDAVIGVVQARDIAAALFRGEPLDLRKLMRKAPVLPDQVDAMDALTALRQADVPMGLVHDEYGHFEGIVTPANLLAAIAGEFASDAEPGDNPNIVVREDGSLLVAGATPADQLAERLGIDLPEDRDYATVAGLALAVFKHLPVEGEVFEQQGWRFEIVDLDGRKIDKLLVSREAS; from the coding sequence ATGAGCGCACCTTTTCCCTGGATCGACGTAGCGATCATCTTCGTGTTGATCGCGATCAACGGCATTTTCTCGATGTCGGAGCTGGCGATCGTCTCCGCGCGCCCGGCGCGGCTGGAGGCGCTGGCCCGGCTCGGCAATCGCGGCGCCAAGACCGCGATCGAGCTCGCCGAGGATCCCGGCAAGTTTCTCTCGACCGTGCAAATCGGCATCACCTTGATCGGTATCGTCTCGGGTGCATATTCCGGCGCCAGCCTGGGCGAGCCGGTAGCACAGCGCATCGAGTCGCTCGGCATCTCGGCCGGGCTTGCCCATACGCTCGGGATCACGCTGGTCATCGGGCTCACCACCTATGGCTCGCTGGTGATCGGCGAGCTGGTGCCCAAACAGTTCGCGCTGCGCTCGCCCGAGCCGATCGCAGCGGCGGTCGCGTTGCCGATGCGCTGGCTTTCCTGGGGCACCGCGCCGATCGTCTGGCTGCTCGATTCGTCGAGCGGGCTGGTCTTCCGGCTGCTCAGGCTAAAGCGCGAATCGGAAAACCGCGTCACCGCCGAGGAGCTGCACCTGATCGTGGCAGAGGCGAGCAAGTCCGGTGTGATCGAGGAGCATGAGCGCTCGATCATTTCGGGTGTGGTCCGCCTCGCCGATCGGCCGGTGCGGGAAGTGATGACGCCGCGGACCCAGGTCGACTGGCTCGACGTAGACCTGGATGGCGCCGGTATCCGCGAGGAACTTCTTGCGACGCCGCATACCCGTCTCCCGGTGGCGGAAGGCTCGATCGACGCGGTGATCGGTGTCGTCCAGGCGCGCGACATCGCCGCCGCGCTGTTTCGCGGCGAGCCGCTCGATCTGCGCAAGCTGATGCGCAAGGCCCCCGTGCTGCCCGATCAGGTCGACGCGATGGACGCGCTCACCGCGCTCCGCCAGGCGGACGTGCCGATGGGGCTGGTGCACGATGAATATGGCCATTTCGAAGGCATCGTCACGCCCGCCAACCTGCTTGCGGCGATCGCCGGCGAGTTCGCCTCGGACGCCGAGCCCGGCGACAATCCCAATATCGTCGTGCGCGAGGACGGCTCGCTGCTCGTCGCGGGCGCGACGCCGGCAGACCAGCTGGCCGAGCGGCTCGGCATCGATTTGCCCGAGGATCGCGATTACGCAACCGTCGCGGGCCTTGCGCTTGCGGTGTTCAAGCACCTGCCGGTCGAGGGCGAGGTATTCGAGCAGCAGGGCTGGCGCTTCGAGATCGTCGATCTCGACGGCCGCAAGATCGACAAGCTGCTGGTGAGCCGCGAGGCGAGCTGA
- the secD gene encoding protein translocase subunit SecD, translated as MLDFPRWKVWSITLGLALMVLLAVPSLVPESIRNTWPSWMPKPAINLGLDLAGGSYLLLEGDTSDVQQTKLEQMREQVRLAMRRDPRVDIGDISIQGGKLSFMVRDPGKVDAAREKLLPMTNGVGTTGQRDWEISVVDSTRFVLTPTQAGLAQQVETAMNDAREVVDKRINALGTREPTVIREGSNRIVVQVPGLQDPSQLKALLGKTAKLEFKLVDTSVTPQQVASNDIPVTSQLLQYENGAPIVVNRTAMITGDMLVDAKQSYDQQGRPDVTLQLDGAGAKRFGRVTQENTGKPFAIIVDNKVISAPNINEPILGGSASISGGFTVESANQLAIALRSGKLPINLKVVQESTVSPELGADSIRAGVTASIIAIVAVVVFMVLTYGRFGIYANIAVIINVLVILALMGLISATLTLPGIAGFVLTIGTAVDANVLINERIREERRRGRSVMQAVELGYKEASRTIFEANVTHAIAGLIMLVLGSGPIRGFAVVLLFGIASSVFTAVVFTRMLVTLWLRRKRPSEIHI; from the coding sequence ATGCTGGATTTCCCGCGCTGGAAGGTCTGGTCGATCACCCTCGGCCTTGCCCTGATGGTCCTGCTCGCGGTGCCGAGCCTGGTGCCGGAGAGCATCCGCAACACCTGGCCAAGCTGGATGCCCAAGCCCGCGATCAACCTCGGCCTCGATCTCGCCGGCGGCTCGTATTTGCTCCTCGAGGGCGATACCAGCGACGTGCAGCAGACCAAGCTCGAGCAGATGCGCGAGCAGGTCCGCCTGGCGATGCGCCGTGATCCGCGCGTGGACATCGGCGACATCTCGATCCAGGGCGGCAAGCTCAGCTTCATGGTCCGCGATCCCGGCAAGGTGGATGCGGCGCGCGAGAAGCTGCTGCCGATGACCAACGGCGTCGGCACCACCGGCCAGCGCGACTGGGAAATCTCGGTCGTCGATTCGACCCGTTTCGTGCTGACCCCCACCCAGGCGGGTCTGGCGCAGCAGGTCGAAACCGCGATGAACGACGCGCGCGAAGTGGTCGACAAGCGCATCAATGCGCTCGGCACCCGCGAGCCGACCGTCATCCGCGAGGGCAGCAACCGCATCGTCGTGCAGGTGCCCGGTCTGCAGGATCCCAGCCAGCTCAAGGCGCTGCTCGGCAAGACCGCCAAGCTTGAGTTCAAGCTGGTCGACACCAGCGTGACGCCGCAGCAGGTCGCGTCGAACGACATCCCCGTCACCTCGCAGCTGCTCCAGTACGAGAATGGCGCACCGATCGTGGTCAACCGCACCGCGATGATCACCGGCGACATGCTGGTCGATGCCAAGCAGAGCTACGACCAGCAGGGCCGCCCCGACGTGACGCTCCAGCTGGACGGCGCGGGCGCCAAGCGCTTCGGCCGCGTTACCCAGGAAAATACCGGCAAGCCCTTCGCGATCATCGTCGACAACAAGGTGATCTCGGCCCCGAACATCAACGAGCCGATCCTCGGCGGCAGCGCCTCGATCTCGGGCGGCTTCACCGTGGAGAGTGCCAACCAGCTCGCCATCGCGCTGCGCTCGGGCAAGCTGCCGATCAATCTGAAGGTCGTGCAGGAATCGACCGTCAGCCCCGAGCTTGGCGCCGATTCGATCCGCGCCGGCGTCACTGCCTCGATCATCGCGATCGTCGCCGTGGTGGTGTTCATGGTGCTTACCTATGGCCGCTTTGGCATCTATGCGAACATCGCGGTGATCATCAACGTGCTGGTGATCCTGGCGCTGATGGGTCTGATCAGCGCGACGCTGACGCTCCCCGGCATCGCCGGCTTCGTGCTGACCATCGGTACCGCGGTCGACGCCAACGTGCTGATCAACGAGCGTATCCGCGAGGAGCGGCGCCGCGGCCGCAGCGTGATGCAGGCGGTCGAGCTCGGCTACAAGGAAGCCAGCCGCACCATCTTTGAGGCCAACGTCACCCACGCGATCGCGGGCCTTATCATGCTGGTCCTCGGCTCCGGCCCGATCCGCGGGTTCGCGGTGGTGCTGCTGTTCGGCATCGCCAGCTCCGTCTTCACCGCCGTGGTGTTCACGCGCATGCTCGTCACGCTCTGGCTGCGCCGCAAGCGCCCGAGCGAGATCCATATTTAA
- a CDS encoding cupin domain-containing protein, translating to MAEQDDELRAMATHRGLKLVKSRRRKAGGDFGLYGLKDGGGAEVFGFGSDGLTADAEAIRDFLRGGMRSDWSTSVETTPGPKRALKAKPAPKAKPKPAPPPKPRFKPEVANLLRDLPEAKEDEAFDDLLKRPGMRIERIVSRGQATPEDAPMVQDWDEWVVLLEGAAGIRIQDSVEVRLGPGDHLLIQAGQKHWVTWTARDRPSVWLAVHLDG from the coding sequence GTGGCGGAACAGGACGACGAGCTGCGGGCGATGGCGACGCATCGCGGGCTGAAGCTGGTCAAGTCGCGGCGACGCAAGGCGGGGGGCGACTTCGGTTTGTACGGGCTGAAGGATGGGGGCGGAGCGGAGGTGTTCGGCTTTGGGTCCGACGGACTGACGGCGGATGCCGAGGCGATCCGCGATTTCCTGCGCGGCGGGATGCGGAGCGACTGGAGTACGTCGGTCGAGACCACGCCGGGCCCGAAACGTGCGCTCAAGGCCAAGCCGGCGCCAAAGGCGAAGCCCAAGCCTGCACCCCCGCCCAAGCCGCGCTTCAAGCCCGAGGTCGCCAACCTGCTACGCGACCTGCCCGAAGCGAAGGAGGACGAGGCGTTCGACGATCTGCTCAAGCGCCCGGGCATGCGCATCGAGCGAATCGTCTCGCGCGGTCAGGCGACGCCCGAGGATGCGCCAATGGTGCAGGACTGGGACGAATGGGTGGTGCTGCTCGAAGGCGCGGCGGGCATCCGCATCCAGGATTCGGTCGAGGTGCGGCTGGGGCCGGGCGATCATCTGCTGATCCAGGCAGGCCAGAAACATTGGGTGACATGGACCGCGCGCGACCGGCCGAGCGTTTGGCTCGCCGTACATCTCGACGGATAG
- the yajC gene encoding preprotein translocase subunit YajC, giving the protein MFATPAYAQAAGAAGQGSTLAGIASVAPLVLIFVVFYFLMIRPQQKRMKTLQNAVNSVKKNDTVITAGGLIGKVTRVDETEVEIELGPNVKVRAIKSTLAEVRPFGAKPAND; this is encoded by the coding sequence ATGTTCGCCACTCCAGCATATGCACAGGCCGCAGGCGCGGCTGGTCAGGGTAGCACTCTGGCCGGGATCGCGTCGGTAGCGCCGCTCGTCCTGATCTTCGTCGTCTTCTACTTCCTGATGATCCGTCCGCAGCAAAAGCGGATGAAGACGCTGCAGAACGCGGTGAATTCGGTGAAGAAGAACGACACCGTGATCACCGCCGGCGGCCTGATCGGCAAGGTCACCCGCGTCGACGAGACCGAGGTCGAGATCGAGCTCGGTCCCAACGTGAAGGTCCGCGCAATCAAGTCGACGCTCGCCGAAGTGCGCCCGTTCGGCGCCAAGCCTGCGAACGACTGA
- the secF gene encoding protein translocase subunit SecF: MRLLKIVPDNTNIGFVRIRFIAFAITALLTVAAIGLVAVHGLNFGVDFVGGVSIEEKFTTVPPTDELRSTISALGYGEATIQGTGKNNVTIRLPVPRSSDPAATNTMVEQVKSAVKARFPGASFSTYSTVSGKVSNELIRNGVLAVLLAIIGIAIFSWLRYEWQFGVSTAVAILHDVLMTLGFFAVTGMVFDLNIVAAVLTIIGYSINDKMVIDDRIRENMRKYRKMGMSELIDLSVNETLPRTVMTSLTILIALASLLVFGGEVLRGFTAAMMLGIVVGTYSSIYVSSSLLITLGLKPGVKPEKSESIATNAERVAPRERP, from the coding sequence ATGCGGCTCCTCAAGATCGTTCCCGACAACACCAATATCGGCTTCGTCCGCATCCGGTTCATCGCGTTCGCGATCACCGCGCTGCTGACGGTCGCCGCGATCGGTCTGGTCGCGGTGCACGGCCTCAACTTCGGCGTCGACTTCGTCGGCGGTGTGTCGATCGAAGAGAAGTTCACGACGGTGCCCCCCACCGATGAACTGCGCTCGACGATCAGTGCGCTGGGTTATGGCGAAGCCACCATCCAGGGTACGGGCAAGAACAATGTGACCATTCGCCTGCCCGTGCCGCGCTCCAGTGATCCCGCCGCGACCAATACGATGGTTGAGCAGGTCAAGAGCGCAGTGAAGGCGAGGTTCCCGGGGGCGAGCTTCTCCACCTACTCCACCGTGTCAGGGAAGGTGTCGAACGAGCTGATCCGCAACGGCGTGCTCGCCGTGCTGCTCGCCATCATCGGCATCGCGATCTTCTCGTGGCTGCGCTACGAATGGCAGTTCGGCGTTTCGACCGCGGTCGCCATCCTGCACGACGTGCTGATGACGCTGGGCTTCTTCGCGGTGACCGGCATGGTGTTCGACCTGAACATCGTCGCCGCGGTGCTGACGATCATCGGCTACTCGATCAACGACAAGATGGTGATCGACGACCGCATCCGCGAAAACATGCGCAAGTACCGCAAGATGGGGATGAGCGAGCTGATCGACCTCTCGGTCAACGAGACGTTGCCGCGTACCGTGATGACCTCGCTCACCATCCTCATCGCGCTCGCCTCGCTGCTGGTCTTCGGCGGCGAAGTGCTGCGCGGCTTCACCGCGGCGATGATGCTCGGCATCGTGGTTGGTACCTATTCGTCGATCTATGTCTCGTCGTCGCTGCTGATCACCCTCGGGCTCAAGCCCGGCGTGAAGCCCGAAAAGAGCGAGTCGATCGCGACCAACGCCGAGCGCGTGGCGCCGCGCGAGCGGCCGTAA
- a CDS encoding YqaE/Pmp3 family membrane protein, which produces MTQAPGRVVAAALLPPLGVYLEEGANRPFQIACGLTMLGFLPGAGYALWRLFRHREPLAA; this is translated from the coding sequence GTGACGCAGGCGCCCGGCCGAGTCGTGGCGGCGGCATTGTTGCCGCCGCTAGGGGTCTATCTGGAAGAGGGCGCCAACCGTCCTTTCCAGATAGCCTGTGGCCTGACGATGCTCGGGTTCCTGCCGGGGGCCGGATACGCGTTGTGGCGGCTCTTCCGCCACCGGGAACCACTCGCAGCCTGA
- a CDS encoding nucleoside hydrolase-like domain-containing protein codes for MRGFGIGLAAVLAVAAPAYAASNPVVEKQRLIVLSDIEAEADDSQSLIRLLLYANEIDIEGLIATTSIWRKTDPQPETIRRIVTGYGKVQPNLLRNAPGYPSAAQLLALIQSGQPGYGMGSVGAGKDSAGSALLLRALERPDPRPLWVAIWGGANTLAEALYTLRSTRSPAEAARLVAKLRVYTISDQNDSGACLRREFQDLFYIVSTGPYSNGSWTGMSTPIEGIDNGTVSNDWIARNIQQGHGPLGALYPDVAWTMEGDTPSFLNLIPSGLSVPEHPEWGGWGGRYERYVPRPFPPGETVTGGIPLAPETRPIWTNADDAYTPTVPTLYSRPVASEKTFRGPLVTVWRWREAYQNDMAARIAWTTKPFAEANHPPLPRLAHADRLTVHSGDWIALDASPSSDPDGDSLSFQWFAYPEACSWKQPVPINPPENLYRTGAKAPVVEKPETVHFVVAVTDKGTPALTRYRRVIVTILPSAGGEAHGN; via the coding sequence ATGCGAGGGTTCGGCATCGGTTTGGCGGCGGTGCTCGCCGTGGCGGCGCCCGCGTACGCCGCGAGCAACCCGGTTGTCGAGAAGCAGCGTCTGATCGTTCTATCGGACATCGAGGCGGAGGCGGACGACAGCCAGTCGCTGATCCGCCTGCTGCTCTACGCCAACGAGATCGACATCGAGGGGCTGATCGCCACCACCTCGATCTGGCGCAAGACCGATCCACAGCCCGAGACGATACGGCGGATCGTCACCGGCTATGGCAAGGTCCAGCCCAACCTGCTGCGCAACGCCCCCGGCTATCCTTCCGCTGCCCAGCTGCTGGCGCTGATCCAGAGCGGCCAGCCCGGCTATGGCATGGGCAGCGTCGGCGCCGGCAAGGACAGCGCCGGGTCCGCGCTGCTGCTTCGCGCGCTCGAACGCCCCGATCCGCGGCCGCTCTGGGTGGCCATATGGGGCGGCGCCAATACGCTGGCAGAGGCACTTTACACGCTGCGCTCCACCCGCAGCCCGGCCGAGGCGGCGCGGCTGGTCGCCAAGCTGCGCGTCTACACCATCTCCGACCAGAACGATTCGGGCGCCTGCCTGCGCCGGGAATTCCAGGACCTCTTCTACATCGTCAGCACCGGGCCCTACAGCAACGGCAGCTGGACCGGCATGAGCACGCCGATCGAAGGGATCGACAACGGCACGGTCTCCAACGACTGGATCGCCCGCAACATCCAGCAGGGGCATGGCCCCCTGGGCGCGCTCTATCCCGACGTCGCCTGGACGATGGAGGGGGACACGCCCTCGTTCCTCAACCTGATCCCCAGCGGGCTCAGCGTGCCCGAGCATCCCGAATGGGGCGGCTGGGGCGGCCGGTACGAGCGCTATGTCCCCCGCCCCTTCCCGCCCGGCGAGACCGTCACCGGCGGAATCCCGCTAGCGCCCGAGACGCGGCCGATCTGGACCAACGCCGACGACGCCTACACGCCGACGGTGCCGACGCTCTATTCGCGCCCGGTCGCCTCGGAGAAGACCTTCCGAGGGCCGCTGGTGACGGTGTGGCGCTGGCGCGAGGCCTATCAGAACGACATGGCCGCGCGCATCGCCTGGACCACCAAGCCGTTCGCCGAGGCCAATCACCCGCCGCTCCCCCGCCTCGCCCATGCCGACCGGCTAACGGTCCATTCGGGCGACTGGATTGCGCTCGATGCATCGCCCAGCAGCGATCCGGACGGCGACAGCCTGTCCTTCCAATGGTTCGCCTATCCGGAGGCGTGCAGCTGGAAGCAACCGGTGCCGATCAACCCTCCCGAGAACCTGTACCGCACCGGTGCCAAGGCGCCGGTGGTGGAGAAGCCGGAGACGGTGCATTTCGTCGTCGCGGTGACCGACAAGGGCACCCCGGCACTCACGCGGTATCGACGAGTCATCGTGACGATCCTGCCGTCAGCGGGCGGCGAAGCTCACGGAAATTAG
- a CDS encoding nucleoside deaminase, with the protein MRAALAAAQAAADRDEVPVGAVVVLRGEVIATGANAPRALRDPTAHAEMLAIRAAAKALGRDRLEDCDLWVTLEPCAMCAGAIAHARIARLYYGASDPKGGAVEHGPRLFGQPTCHHRPEVYAGIGEAEAGAVLRDFFRRRR; encoded by the coding sequence ATGCGTGCGGCGCTTGCCGCCGCCCAGGCTGCGGCCGATCGCGACGAGGTGCCGGTGGGAGCGGTGGTTGTATTGCGCGGCGAGGTCATCGCCACGGGTGCAAATGCCCCGCGCGCGCTTCGCGACCCCACCGCCCATGCCGAGATGCTGGCGATTCGCGCGGCCGCCAAGGCACTGGGCCGCGATCGTCTGGAGGATTGCGACCTGTGGGTTACGCTGGAGCCTTGCGCGATGTGCGCCGGTGCCATCGCCCATGCCCGAATCGCCCGGCTCTATTACGGTGCGAGCGACCCCAAGGGCGGTGCGGTCGAACATGGGCCCCGGCTGTTCGGCCAACCGACCTGTCACCATCGCCCGGAGGTCTATGCCGGGATCGGCGAGGCCGAGGCCGGCGCGGTGCTGCGCGACTTTTTCCGCCGTCGCCGCTGA
- a CDS encoding NupC/NupG family nucleoside CNT transporter, with the protein MTHFPIGIFGVLAILAIAFLLSSNRRAIRLRVVVPAFLLQAGMAIIVLRTGWGQVALHGMASGVSALLGYASAGTQLLFGNLAKPELGGQSLAIAALPVIIFFAALVSILYHVGIMQLVVRWIGGAIEKVTGVSKVESLCAAANIFVGQSEAPLVIRPYLARLTPSQVFAVMSVGMSGVAGTILAAYASLLGPASLPYLLAASFMAAPGGLMMAKIIMPDEPAVVDAPMSGEDEVIRVAEEDFQEERAANIIMAAANGASTGVRIAVAVGAMVLAFVALVALANGLLGMVGGWFGHPGLSFQAIIGAIFAPVMYLLGISWHESLTAGGLFGTKVVLNEFVGFIELGKATDLAPRSKAIITFALCGFANFSSIAIQMATTGSLAPNQRPVIARLGIKALVAGSLANLMSAALAGLLLP; encoded by the coding sequence ATGACTCATTTCCCGATTGGCATTTTCGGGGTGCTGGCGATTTTGGCTATCGCCTTCCTGCTTTCCAGCAATCGCCGGGCCATCCGCCTGCGCGTCGTCGTACCCGCCTTCCTGCTTCAGGCAGGCATGGCGATCATCGTGCTGCGCACCGGCTGGGGTCAGGTGGCGCTGCACGGCATGGCGAGCGGCGTCTCCGCGCTGCTCGGCTATGCCAGCGCGGGCACCCAGCTGCTCTTCGGCAATCTCGCCAAGCCAGAGCTGGGCGGGCAGAGCCTTGCCATAGCCGCGCTGCCGGTGATCATCTTCTTCGCCGCGCTCGTCTCGATCCTCTACCATGTCGGCATCATGCAGCTGGTGGTGCGCTGGATCGGCGGCGCGATCGAGAAGGTGACCGGGGTCAGCAAGGTCGAGTCGCTCTGCGCGGCGGCGAACATCTTCGTGGGCCAGAGCGAGGCGCCGCTGGTGATCCGCCCCTATCTGGCCCGCCTCACCCCCTCGCAGGTATTCGCGGTGATGAGTGTCGGCATGTCGGGCGTCGCGGGCACGATCCTCGCCGCCTATGCCAGCCTGCTCGGCCCGGCGTCGCTGCCCTATCTGCTCGCCGCGTCGTTCATGGCGGCGCCGGGCGGGCTGATGATGGCCAAGATCATCATGCCCGATGAGCCCGCCGTCGTCGATGCGCCGATGTCGGGCGAGGACGAGGTAATCCGCGTCGCCGAAGAGGACTTTCAGGAGGAACGTGCCGCCAACATCATCATGGCGGCCGCCAACGGTGCCTCAACGGGTGTTCGGATCGCGGTAGCGGTCGGCGCGATGGTACTCGCCTTCGTGGCGCTCGTGGCGCTCGCCAACGGGCTGCTCGGCATGGTCGGCGGCTGGTTCGGACATCCCGGCCTCAGCTTCCAGGCGATCATCGGAGCGATCTTCGCGCCGGTGATGTATCTGCTCGGCATCTCCTGGCACGAGTCACTCACCGCCGGCGGCCTGTTCGGCACCAAGGTGGTGCTCAACGAGTTTGTCGGCTTCATCGAGCTGGGCAAGGCGACCGACCTGGCGCCGCGCTCCAAGGCGATCATCACCTTTGCCTTGTGCGGCTTCGCCAATTTCAGCTCGATCGCGATCCAGATGGCGACCACCGGCAGCCTGGCGCCCAACCAGCGCCCGGTGATCGCGCGGCTGGGGATCAAGGCACTGGTCGCGGGGAGCCTGGCAAATCTGATGTCGGCGGCGCTCGCGGGATTGCTGCTGCCGTAA